CGCGGCGATGGCGGTGCGCGTCGGGGTGGTCAGCGCATCGGGCAGCGCGTCGAGCGGGAACCATGCCGGTCCGTCGTGCTTGTGCGGTTCCCGGTTCGTCGGCGTCCCGATCACATCGCGCACATGATAGACCGGCGCGACCCAATGCGTCCCTTCGACGAAATCGATTTGGTCGACGAAGCACAACAGCGCGGCATCGCCCAGCGTGATACCCAGTTCCTCCATGACCTCGCGCCGCATCGCCGCCTCCGCGGTCTCGAACAGATCGATCT
The sequence above is a segment of the Sphingomonas insulae genome. Coding sequences within it:
- a CDS encoding NUDIX domain-containing protein, whose translation is MTDRTVRVGCGAAIVVDDHILLLRRLTEPEAGCWGLPGGKIDLFETAEAAMRREVMEELGITLGDAALLCFVDQIDFVEGTHWVAPVYHVRDVIGTPTNREPHKHDGPAWFPLDALPDALTTPTRTAIAALRREWR